CTGTCGTGCCGGCCCGGGCGGGCTTGGTGGACAAGCGCACCTGGTCGACGAAGTTCGAGATGCGCACGCCGCGCTACACAAGGCTAGCCGAGCTGCCGGTCGCGACAGCACAACTGTAAGCGGCGCCTTAGCATACCAGCTCAGTCTATCGGGCCAGAATGCTTATGCCGCCGTATAGAAAAATGTCGTTTCCGGCCTAACCGGCACGATTATACGTGAGGCGGGGGCGAGGTTGCAGGCAAGCGGGCTTTTCGTTGTCAACGACGCGCCTAGACACAAAAAAGGCCGCCCTTGCGGAACGGCCCGAAGTCTAGGGAGGAAGCGCCCAAAGGAGGGCAGGCACGGCCGCGACGCCATCGCGGCGGTGCATCTGCTTTGTGCCATGTTGCAGTGCACAACTCAATCGGCTCAAAGTGGCATGCGACCGGGTGTTGCATTTATGGAACTTATTGCTGCCCGGGGCTGAGCATCGCGAACCTGCTCCAGGTGTACGGGCGGGGGTTGCCTCGCCGCAGTCCCGTCAGTGCCATCTGCGAGCCAAAGAAGAAGGCCCCGCCGCCGGTCGGTGCCGAGCGCACGAAGGCCATCTCCATGACTGATCTCTGTCGATCCGGGTCGTTGCCCGGCTGCCTCGGGTTCTGCCTCCCAGCCCCGAAGTCATGAGGGCAGAGTAGGCGGCAACCTTGAACCGTCAGCTAAAAAGCGCAGTGAACGGCAGGGCAACGAACCTTGACGAAGGCTTGCCAGCCTCACGCGCCCTACTCCGACGCAGCAGCCTTCTTTGGCCGTCCGCGCCCCTTCTTCGGCTCCGCAGGCGCACTCACCTTCGCGTCAGTGTCAGCACGCTTCTCAGCAGCACGCTGACGGCGCATCTGGCCCAGCCCAAGGCTCTTGGCGAGTTCGGAGCGCTGGGCCGCATAGTTCGGCGCCACCATCGGGTAGTTGGCCGGCAAGCCGTACTGCTGGCGGTACTCGGCAGGGGTCAGGCCGTTCTTGGTCAGGTGCCGCTTCATCGACTTGTACGGCTTGCCGTCGATGAAGCTGATGAGGTGGTCTGGCGTGATGGACTTCCGGATCTGGGCGGCGGTCGGCTTCAGCACTTCCTCGACAACAGGTGTAGCGGGCTTGCTGAGTTCATCAAGTGCCCGGTCAACTATTGCGATCAGTTCGGGCAATTCGGCTGCGGGCACGACATTGTTTGATACGTACGCAGAAACGATGTTGGCGGTTAGTCCTATCGTCTCGGTTTCGGGCTTGAGCGTGATCGATTTTGCCTCTTCACCCATGGACATATCCTCCGCGGTGAGGCAGGTGTCTTAATAACCGCAGCCATGATCAATGCGATCTGAAAACAACCCACAGCTTTTTTTTGCAACTTTCTCATCCAGAGGTTGCATTCGGTGCAGTGCATCAAACTACGTACGCAGTTGCATCACCGCTAGACGGTGAGCT
The sequence above is a segment of the Methylobacterium nodulans ORS 2060 genome. Coding sequences within it:
- a CDS encoding MucR family transcriptional regulator, which translates into the protein MGEEAKSITLKPETETIGLTANIVSAYVSNNVVPAAELPELIAIVDRALDELSKPATPVVEEVLKPTAAQIRKSITPDHLISFIDGKPYKSMKRHLTKNGLTPAEYRQQYGLPANYPMVAPNYAAQRSELAKSLGLGQMRRQRAAEKRADTDAKVSAPAEPKKGRGRPKKAAASE